A window from Anaeromusa acidaminophila DSM 3853 encodes these proteins:
- the dprA gene encoding DNA-processing protein DprA, producing the protein MEDAWYLALLQTAPAWRDRVVVKLMAQKGRARQAWKASKRDLLLSGFFAAEEAAAFLRFREKIDVEAVFQAWKQQGISCLSLSSPEYPTLLQQIHHPPRILFIKGSLTHLPKRIVAIVGSRKASPYGKNVAERLGEDLALSGIAVVSGAARGIDSAAHRGCLQQNGVTIAVLGCGIDVVYPPENRGLLEEIVATGGCVMSEYAPGTQPRPKFFPARNRIIAGLAQATIVVEAHEKSGALITADMALEEGREVLAVPGSIFSPGSKGPHHLLRQGAALVENGVDVLQACGWDDAGAKNVMQGTLLDSEDEKKVWNLLSTGNLRHIDELAAIGELEWTQLQYTLLCLELKGLVRKEGHRYGRTAKEVIW; encoded by the coding sequence GTGGAAGATGCTTGGTATCTCGCTCTTTTGCAAACTGCTCCGGCATGGCGGGATCGTGTAGTCGTTAAATTGATGGCCCAGAAAGGTCGCGCTCGGCAAGCCTGGAAAGCAAGCAAGCGCGATTTGCTTTTGTCCGGCTTCTTTGCGGCGGAAGAGGCGGCAGCGTTTTTGCGTTTTCGAGAGAAAATAGATGTGGAAGCCGTTTTTCAGGCATGGAAACAGCAGGGAATTTCCTGCTTATCCTTGTCTTCGCCAGAGTATCCGACCTTATTACAGCAAATTCACCATCCGCCCCGGATCCTTTTTATAAAAGGAAGCCTAACGCATTTGCCGAAACGCATTGTAGCGATTGTTGGAAGTCGTAAGGCATCGCCTTATGGAAAAAATGTGGCGGAAAGGCTGGGCGAGGACTTAGCGTTGTCAGGTATTGCGGTTGTCAGCGGTGCAGCGCGGGGCATTGACTCGGCAGCGCATCGCGGCTGTTTGCAACAAAATGGCGTAACAATTGCAGTTTTGGGCTGCGGCATTGATGTAGTATATCCCCCTGAGAATAGAGGCCTTTTAGAAGAAATTGTCGCGACCGGCGGTTGTGTAATGAGCGAATACGCTCCCGGGACGCAGCCTAGACCGAAGTTTTTCCCGGCGCGTAACCGCATTATTGCCGGCTTGGCGCAAGCGACTATTGTCGTGGAAGCCCATGAAAAGAGCGGAGCTTTAATTACTGCTGATATGGCATTGGAAGAGGGGCGAGAGGTTCTCGCTGTGCCGGGGAGTATTTTTTCACCCGGAAGCAAAGGACCGCATCATTTGTTGAGACAGGGTGCTGCCTTAGTAGAAAATGGAGTCGATGTATTGCAGGCTTGCGGTTGGGACGACGCAGGCGCTAAGAACGTTATGCAGGGAACTCTTTTAGATAGTGAAGACGAAAAAAAGGTTTGGAATTTGCTTTCTACCGGCAATCTGCGGCATATTGATGAATTAGCCGCCATAGGAGAGCTAGAGTGGACGCAGTTGCAATATACATTGCTTTGTCTGGAATTAAAAGGACTGGTTCGTAAAGAAGGCCATCGATATGGCCGAACTGCCAAGGAGGTAATTTGGTGA
- a CDS encoding IS3 family transposase, with product MKREMYYGRKFTSRMELIHAIRSYIHYYNFDRLQRKLGVMTPYEYHEHYSAA from the coding sequence CTGAAGCGCGAGATGTACTATGGCCGGAAATTTACCAGTAGAATGGAATTGATACATGCAATCCGCAGCTATATCCACTACTACAACTTTGACCGATTACAACGAAAGCTGGGCGTTATGACACCTTATGAATACCACGAACACTACAGCGCTGCATAA
- the folK gene encoding 2-amino-4-hydroxy-6-hydroxymethyldihydropteridine diphosphokinase — MILLSIGSNQGDRLALFAQAAALLAEKGVKIIEASSVYETDPFGFLEQPPFLNAVLEVETTAVPEQLLAICLAVETALGRKRAVRWGPRTLDLDILYISNVYCTDEHLTLPHPGLFQRAFVLVPLWELLKERLPEDLVTVPKRLAELQADIQGVRWYAPFPLPQKRTE, encoded by the coding sequence TTGATACTATTGTCCATCGGTTCCAATCAGGGGGACCGGTTGGCGTTGTTTGCGCAGGCAGCGGCGCTTCTAGCCGAAAAAGGAGTAAAAATTATTGAAGCGTCCTCGGTATATGAAACAGATCCCTTTGGGTTTCTTGAGCAGCCTCCGTTTTTAAATGCCGTGTTAGAGGTGGAAACAACAGCCGTTCCAGAACAACTGTTGGCTATTTGTTTGGCGGTGGAAACGGCTCTTGGCCGTAAGCGGGCGGTACGGTGGGGGCCGCGAACGTTAGATCTGGATATTTTGTATATTTCTAACGTGTATTGTACGGACGAACATTTGACCTTGCCTCACCCGGGGCTGTTTCAACGGGCGTTTGTGCTTGTGCCGCTATGGGAACTTTTAAAAGAACGCCTGCCGGAAGATCTTGTGACGGTGCCGAAACGCTTGGCAGAATTACAGGCGGATATACAAGGCGTGCGATGGTATGCGCCGTTTCCATTGCCTCAGAAAAGAACAGAATAA
- the folP gene encoding dihydropteroate synthase, with translation MAYNLRSLSVVSLAEAKRQLEQIGCDPVGVALMTEKMLLPVLKLEGLSTKAANLLKQTFLAKGGDVAVSRGTADLSEECTDVLVFATVKQYRMALAQLKQQPWGLPRVAVAMEQALKAYLQPSYQRDYAWQDGKRLVLKENKTLVMGILNVTPDSFSDGGRYFSAEAAIEQAQRLVEEGADIIDLGAESTRPYGGNQEISAEIELSRMLPVLEPLVKQISVPISIDTYKAEVAEAALQAGAHIINDVWGLQRDAAMAAVAARYDVPVVVMHNQKEAAYAGDIMGGICDFLRRSLELAAAAGVREENVWIDPGIGFAKNCEQNLEVMSRLGELKALGCPILLGTSRKRFIGEVLGGLAVDDRVEGTAATVAWGIAQGVQIVRVHDVKAMARITKMINAMQKRG, from the coding sequence ATGGCATATAATCTGCGATCCTTATCTGTAGTGTCATTGGCAGAAGCCAAGCGTCAATTAGAGCAGATCGGCTGTGATCCGGTTGGCGTTGCTTTGATGACGGAAAAAATGCTTTTGCCGGTATTGAAACTAGAAGGCTTATCAACAAAAGCGGCTAATTTGCTCAAACAGACCTTTTTGGCTAAAGGCGGTGATGTGGCGGTTTCCAGAGGTACTGCTGACTTATCGGAGGAGTGCACTGATGTCTTGGTGTTTGCTACGGTTAAGCAGTACCGTATGGCTTTGGCGCAGCTAAAACAACAGCCGTGGGGTTTGCCTCGTGTGGCGGTGGCCATGGAACAGGCGTTGAAGGCGTATTTGCAGCCAAGCTATCAGCGGGACTATGCGTGGCAAGACGGGAAACGCTTAGTCTTAAAAGAAAACAAAACTCTTGTGATGGGGATTTTGAATGTAACGCCAGATTCTTTTTCCGATGGAGGGAGATATTTTTCAGCGGAAGCGGCAATAGAGCAGGCGCAACGGTTAGTGGAAGAGGGCGCTGATATTATTGACCTGGGTGCGGAATCAACAAGGCCTTATGGAGGAAATCAGGAGATATCCGCCGAAATAGAGCTAAGTCGCATGTTGCCGGTACTAGAACCTTTGGTTAAGCAAATTTCTGTGCCGATATCTATTGATACGTATAAAGCGGAGGTGGCGGAAGCGGCGTTGCAAGCGGGAGCGCATATTATTAATGACGTGTGGGGCCTGCAAAGAGATGCTGCCATGGCCGCCGTCGCAGCTCGCTATGATGTTCCTGTGGTCGTTATGCATAATCAAAAAGAAGCAGCCTATGCCGGAGATATAATGGGCGGCATTTGCGATTTTTTACGGCGTAGCTTGGAACTTGCGGCAGCAGCCGGTGTTAGAGAAGAAAATGTCTGGATTGATCCGGGGATTGGCTTTGCTAAGAATTGCGAGCAAAATTTGGAGGTGATGTCTCGGCTAGGCGAATTGAAAGCACTGGGGTGCCCGATTCTCCTGGGTACATCGCGCAAGCGTTTTATCGGCGAGGTGCTGGGGGGGCTGGCAGTGGATGACCGGGTTGAAGGGACGGCTGCCACAGTGGCTTGGGGCATTGCGCAAGGCGTTCAAATCGTTCGCGTTCATGACGTGAAGGCTATGGCGAGAATAACCAAAATGATCAATGCTATGCAGAAGAGAGGATGA
- a CDS encoding nicotinate phosphoribosyltransferase — protein MTQRRSPECFDIPVEKIRNGYFSDTYFIKTSDILRKDGYHPRVMMQIFQRKNAILCGIDEALAIIQRCAYHPESLVLHALHDGDELSPWETVLTIEGDLADFSHLETVYLGVLARQSKIATHVREVVRVANNKPVLFFPSRFDHYSVQEVDGYAAYIGGAQGVSTIANAQYGYDDAIGTIPHALIATYGGDTLRATNAFHKHIDPQVNRVALVDFDNNCVETSLTIARALGDSLWGVRLDTSDALVDASVIPYMSTFKPTGVCPQLVRNVRRALDDEGFSHVKIVVSGGFNSERIQQFEREKTPVDVYAVGSSLFEKENINFTADIVMVNNEECAKFGRQLRPNPKLELIK, from the coding sequence ATGACACAACGCCGATCTCCCGAATGCTTTGACATTCCGGTAGAAAAGATCCGCAACGGGTACTTTAGTGATACATATTTCATTAAAACTAGTGATATTCTGCGAAAAGACGGATATCACCCCCGCGTTATGATGCAAATTTTCCAACGCAAAAATGCAATTTTATGCGGTATTGACGAAGCATTAGCCATCATACAGCGCTGTGCTTACCATCCTGAATCATTAGTTTTACATGCGCTACATGACGGCGACGAGTTGTCCCCTTGGGAAACCGTATTGACAATTGAAGGCGACCTAGCCGATTTTTCACATCTCGAAACTGTTTACCTTGGAGTGTTGGCCCGCCAAAGTAAAATTGCCACGCATGTTCGCGAAGTAGTCCGAGTCGCCAACAATAAACCCGTACTCTTCTTCCCCTCTCGTTTCGATCACTACAGCGTACAAGAAGTAGACGGGTATGCCGCTTATATCGGCGGCGCTCAAGGCGTCTCCACCATTGCTAACGCACAATATGGTTATGACGACGCCATTGGCACCATTCCTCATGCCTTAATCGCCACATACGGTGGCGATACCTTGCGCGCAACAAACGCTTTCCACAAACATATTGATCCTCAAGTCAACCGCGTAGCCCTAGTTGATTTTGACAACAATTGCGTAGAAACAAGTCTAACCATAGCCCGTGCCTTGGGCGACTCCTTATGGGGCGTACGCTTGGATACGTCAGACGCCCTTGTGGATGCTTCTGTAATTCCTTATATGAGCACCTTTAAACCCACCGGCGTTTGTCCGCAATTGGTTCGTAATGTGCGCCGCGCCTTAGATGACGAAGGATTCTCCCATGTAAAGATAGTCGTTTCAGGCGGTTTCAATTCTGAACGAATCCAACAATTCGAACGCGAAAAGACTCCTGTCGATGTGTATGCTGTGGGCAGCAGCCTTTTTGAAAAGGAAAATATTAATTTCACTGCCGATATTGTCATGGTCAACAATGAAGAATGCGCCAAATTTGGCCGCCAATTACGGCCAAATCCAAAATTAGAGCTTATAAAATAA
- the folB gene encoding dihydroneopterin aldolase, whose product MTKITLKNMMVYGFHGVFEYEREQGQRFYLDVIMNVDPSAAEKSDEVGAAVDYTSVYALVRREVEQKRFLLLEALGTHLAELLLNEWITINEVTVAIRKPAVPLPGQIDYVEVEVSRRR is encoded by the coding sequence ATGACAAAAATTACGTTGAAAAACATGATGGTGTATGGATTCCATGGAGTATTTGAATATGAAAGAGAACAAGGGCAACGTTTTTATCTGGATGTTATTATGAATGTGGATCCTTCGGCGGCGGAAAAATCTGATGAAGTGGGAGCAGCAGTAGATTATACCTCGGTATATGCATTGGTGCGACGTGAAGTGGAACAGAAACGCTTTTTGTTGCTAGAGGCGTTGGGAACACATCTTGCAGAATTGCTATTGAACGAGTGGATTACTATTAATGAAGTAACTGTGGCAATTCGTAAGCCTGCTGTACCGTTGCCAGGGCAAATTGATTATGTAGAAGTAGAAGTATCAAGAAGGCGGTGA